From Rutidosis leptorrhynchoides isolate AG116_Rl617_1_P2 chromosome 3, CSIRO_AGI_Rlap_v1, whole genome shotgun sequence, a single genomic window includes:
- the LOC139898917 gene encoding DNA-directed RNA polymerases II and V subunit 6B-like: protein MADDDYDMETGGYDDEPLEPELDEGDEEEIDGDKQEDEDVPDPLLGDNNEDKKEEAKAVEKPRKTSRYMTKYERARILGSRALMISMNAPPQIELEGETDPLEIALKELRQGKLPFTIRRTLPDGSYEDWGVDELIIEDSWKRQFGGY from the exons ATGGCCGACGATGATTATGATATGGAAACCGGAGG ATACGACGATGAGCCATTGGAACCTGAACTCGAT GAAGGTGATGAGGAAGAAATTGATGGAGATAAACAAGAAGATGAAGATGTTCCTGATCCACTTTTAGGTGATAATAATGAAGATAAAAAGGAAGAAGCTAAGGCTGTTGAAAAACCCAGGAAAACTAGCAGATATATGACTAAATATGAAAGAGCTAGAATTTTGGGTAGTCGTGCTTTAATGATCAG CATGAATGCTCCCCCGCAAATTGAGTTGGAGGGTGAAACTGACCCCCTTGAG ATTGCTTTGAAGGAGCTTAGACAAGGAAAGCTACCTTTCACCATTCGTCGAACCCTACCGGATGGAAG CTACGAAGACTGGGGTGTTGATGAGCTAATCATTGAGGACTCTTGGAAGAGACAGTTTGGTGGCTACTAA